The nucleotide window CAAAactcatcctattgtgtgtaaattcccccacctattNNNNNNNNNNNNNNNNNNNNNNNNNNNNNNNNNNNNNNNNNNNNNNNNNNNNNNNNNNNNNNNNNNNNNNNNNNNNNNNNNNNNNNNNNNNNNNNNNNNNNNNNNNNNNNNNNNNNNNNNNNNNNNNNNNNNNNNNNNNNNNNNNNNNNNNNNNNNNNNNNNNNNNNNNNNNNNNNNNNNNNNNNNNNNNNNNNNNNNNNNNNNNNNNNNNNNNNNNNNNNNNNNNNNNNNNNNNNNNNNNNNNNNNNNNNNNNNNNNNNNNNNNNNNNNNNNNNNNNNNNNNNNNNNNNNNNNNNNNNNNNNNNNNNNNNNNNNNNNNNNNNNNNNNNNNNNNNNNNNNNNNNNNNNNNNNNNNNNNNNNNNNNNNNNNNNNNNNNNNNNNNNNNNNNNNNNNNNNNNNNNNNNNNNNNNNNNNNNNNNNNNNNNNNNNNNNNNNNNNNNNNNNNNNNNNNNNNNNNNNNNNNNNNNNNNNNNNNNNNNNNNNNNNNNNNNNNNNNNNNNNNNNNNNNNNNNNNNNNNNNNNNNNNNNNNNNNNNNNNNNNNNNNNNNNNNNNNNNNNNNNNNNNNNNNNNNNNNNNNNNNNNNNNNNNNNNNNNNNNNNNNNNNNNNNNNNNNNNNNNNNNNNNNNNNNNNNNNNNNNNNNNNNNNNNNNNNNNNNNNNNNNNNNNNNNNNNNNNNNNNNNNNNNNNNNNNNNNNNNNNNNNNNNNNNNNNNNNNNNNNNNNNNNNNNNNNNNNNNNNNNNNNNNNNNNNNNNNNNNNNNNNNNNNNNNNNNNNNNNNNNNNNNNNNNNNNNNNNNNNNNNNNNNNNNNNNNNNNNNNNNNNNNNNNNNNNNNNNNNNNNNNNNNNNNNNNNNNNNNNNNNNNNNNNNNNNNNNNNNNNNNNNNNNNNNNNNNNNNNNNNNNNNNNNNNNNNNNNNNNNNNNNNNNNNNNNNNNNNNNNNNNNNNNNNNNNNNNNNNNNNNNNNNNNNNNNNNNNNNNNNNNNNNNNNNNNNNNNNNNNNNNNNNNNNNNNNNNNNNNNNNNNNNNNNNNNNNNNNNNNNNNNNNNNNNNNNNNNNNNNNNNNNNNNNNNNNNNNNNNNNNNNNNNNNNNNNNNNNNNNNNNNNNNNNNNNNNNNNNNNNNNNNNNNNNNNNNNNNNNNNNNNNNNNNNNNNNNNNNNNNNNNNNNNNNNNNNNNNNNNNNNNNNNNNNNNNNNNNNNNNNNNNNNNNNNNNNNNNNNNNNNNNNNNNNNNNNNNNNNNNNNNNNNNNNNNNNNNNNNNNNNNNNNNNNNNNNNNNNNNNNNNNNNNNNNNNNNNNNNNNNNNNNNNNNNNNNNNNNNNNNNNNNNNNNNNNNNNNNNNNNNNNNNNNNNNNNNNNNNNNNNNNNNNNNNNNNNNNNNNNNGGGCCCTTGAGCAGCAGCACAATATGTACCTCTCGAGGTGCGCACCTGCCAAATATTTACTAACAGGTATTCTGCTATCCCCTCTGCACTGTGTTTTGCATTGGTTAGCACTTCTGCCACCTCCACCTTCATCTTTTCGTTCACTTTAGTCAGACAGAAGTGTACTAAAGCTGTCATCCTTTTATTAAACATGCATTCaactatcttcttctgtcttttaaaaccctcactaccctccattacatatctcccctcctattgtgtgatacttcccccacctcctagattgtaagctcttcggggcagggtcctctactcctgtgtcactgtctgtatctgtctgtcatttgcaacccctatttaatgtacagtgctgcataatatgtttccattatataaatcatgtttattattattaataataataatattattattattattaataatagtaattttattaataatcataatgatAATAGTGTAATACCTCTATATACTATGATTTTTAAGGAAGCAAGTGGGCAAGGGTTATAGGTTTTATCATATCTAATGTCTTTTACAAGTGTTTCTCAGCCCTGTTCAGTCCTTGTGTGAGCAGATCCTGTCCATCCCCTGGAGTTGTTCTGCAGCAAAGTTCTGGCCCATAAATAGTATCATTCAAATTTTATTCCAAAATCTAATGtttgatgtaaaaataattatcacCATCAGATGGCGCTATTTACCAACCTATTGACAAAGAATCCAAAACATTAGAACAGTGAAAAGTCAGAATTAGAATTTTAGTTATTCCTATAAACATGTAATTCATTCTCCTCATGTTTATACTGACAGATTCCTGCAGCATGTTATATGATTGATATAGGTATATAATCTTACATCCTGAGATTTGTGAAATGTGAATTAAATGTAAGTGTGTTCTGGCATGGTGAACTGATGGCATGCTAGAAAAGATAAGTGAATCTTTTCTAGTTAGTAGCACTAAACCACACAATAAAGAGCAAAAACATTTTCACGGCAAAAAGGTCATTGAcccaggactttaaaggcattaaatatacaaatacaagaattaaaaattcacattaaattttatttatacaaaacacaatcttaaatcatcataaaaacttttttggaggTCCAGTTGTTgggcaatatatttatatatatattatataatattatataattatacacaATATAGAGAACATCATCTCATGAGGGTCCAGTATTTAGGGTCAAAAAGGCTAGCATGACCCCCCTACTACTTAACATGGGTtacctaataaaagaaatatatatacactaaaacCTTGGATGGCGAGTAACTTAGTGTAAGAATGTTTTGCAAGATAAGCAAacgtttttatttaatttaacttGATAAACAAGCAAAGTCTTGCAATACAAATACAGTGCTCGTCATTATAACTGCGCAGATGATTCTTTTCTGTCAGACATTGCGTGTTTGTTCTTAATAGCGACTGTTCTATAGCACTGTACTGTATTCTGTGGCCCCTAATAATTGCCcctaggaagaagaagaaagttgGATTGGAAGGGGGTAAGAAGCAGATGATTACTTTGGAAATTAAGAAGGAAATCATTGAGAAGCACAAACGAGGTATGAGAGTGGCTGATATCGCAAGATGTTATAACAAGTCTGCCTTGGcgaatattaaaaaagaaagaattaataaggaggaaagaaataataaataataataatatattatattaagaaaagaaataaaatattaaaaaataaataacaatattaatattaataataataaataataatacagcgAAAGGAGTCACAAGAGTATCAAAGCCACGACCACAAGTTTTGGAAGATGTAGAAAAGTTGCTACTTATGGTTGAACGAGAAGCAACTGCAAGAAGGCAATGTTTTTGTATGCCAACCTCATAAGTACATTTCCATGTACCTCAAGAGAAAACGAAGGCTTCAAGGCGAGCAGGGGATGATTTGATAACTTTAAGAGGAGAAGTGGAATCCATAGTGTTGTGAGACACGGAGAGGCTGCAAGTTCGGATGCTAAGGCAGCTGAGACGTTCGCTGCCGAGTTCCAGAAGCTCATGGTTTCCGAGTGTTACCTGCCGAAGCAAGTTGTTAACTGCGATGAGATGGGGATGAGATACCAAAGAGGACCTTCATTACAGCAGAAGAGAATGCAATGCCCAGTCACAAGCCCATGAAAGACCGTCTCACCCTCTGCAAGCCAGGATTTCAAAGTCAAGCCCTTGCTTGTGTATCATGTGGAGTTCCAACAGCAAGACTTGGGTCAAATGTCTCCTGTAGTGGATCAATAAGGCCTTTGGTCTTACAGTAAAGGAGTAACTTTTAGAAAAGAATCTGCCACCCAAAGTCTTGCTGAATATGGATAACGCTCCTGCTCATCCTCCAGGCCTTACAGATGACTTACTGGATGAATTCGAGTTCATTAAAGTCAAGTTCCTTCTTCCCAACACAAATCCAGCCAGTGGACCAGCAAGTAATTCCTaactttaaaaagctttacaCCAAAGAACTATTCCAGCGATACTTCGAGGTGACCGATGGAACAAACCTCACCCTCCAAGAGTTTTGGAAAAATCATTTCCACATTGTTACCTGATAACGCCTGGGATGGGGTCACCAAGAAAACCTCAATTCTGCTTGGAGAACTCTCTGGTCTGATTGAGGGGTTTGAGCCACCAGTTGTCGATAAAATTGTGTCCATGGGGAAGACCATGAGACTGGAGGTAAATGAGGATAACCAAGAGCCGGTGGAGGAACATggctactagactgtaagctcttctgggcagggtcctctcctcctgtgtcactgtctgtattcatctgccatttgcctatttaatgtacagcgctgcgtaatatgttggcgctatatataccCTGttcattgataataataatattaatagccaGGAACTGACCATTGATGAACTGATGGATCTGCATCGCATACAATAGTGAGAGGTTATGGAAGACAGCTCGTCTGAGGAGGAGAAAGACATATGgatacataaatacagaatatcATATGTATGTGAATGTTGTAATACACACAGGACAATGTATAGAATAATATCATTAGACTATTCTATGAATAGAATATTATACAGAGGATAACATATGGAATGTTATAGTGTAGCTAtgtatacattgtacattgcattatatataaaataatatatagaatattatacaGATAGGAGCTTATGGGAAATTTTCCAGCATCTCTGGACAATGTCACTTTCCTCTCCCTGAACTCCACTCATATCTGATCATTTTCCTCCctgacatttgtatattttagtttttcatataaACTTTCAGCTTCTCCCACATTATGGAGctggaaatagaaatatttgttggCAGTGAAAGGGCCTCCAGAGGACGGTGAATCCATTTCTCTTGTACATGTTTCCCCATAAAGCTAAATGTGTCATGTTTTCATGATCCTCACAATGTGGCAGTTGAGTGTCAGCGGCGGACGTGTCAGCTGACAGTTTGTGTATAGGATGGCGGCCATGGCGTCTCTGCGCTACAACACTGACATATTATACGGCAGCAGCACCGACCTCCAGAGAAGagtgtttcttttatattgtttaatcTTTTTCACTATAAGATCTTCATGGAAGGGACGGAAAGTTAATAACTGAGGGGCAGAGCTCGAGCTGAGGAAGAACTTAAAGGGGTTCTTAACATCCTTCACAGTTTCTAGAGTTTCTAAAAGATAGGAATCCTTGGACTTTATGTAATCTCTTGTTTTGCTCAGATAATGATATTGTTTGCTGTTAGCTTGAACTAGAGATATAGCATTAAATATAAGATTACTATATTATAAATCTTTAGGCCTGTGTTGAGATTGTGTGCCTACTTGGATAGCTGCTAACCTGCAaaacataaagcttttttttttttgctttcatataCTAGCCATCTAGTGAAACAACTACtacttacagtataatatatggATAGTTGTTGTacctatgtctgtataaacagaATGACAACAATACTGTCAGGATTTAATGTTGGAAAGAGGAATGGACAAAGGGAGGTGAAAAGTGTGTGAAAAGGCCCCATACCCTTCTCAGCCACAAGGGCCCCCACCAAGTCAGTTTGGATGGGGTGGGGCAAGCCTATGCACACCCACTATTGACTATGTCTGCCACTGGTTGGGCATGTTATAAGGCATTAGGTAAGTGCCACACCAGTCAAGCTCTCATCCCCATTTGCCCCTCTACCCAACCGCTGTTAATCTCCTGTCCTTGCTGGGCATGGGGGGCCACCAGCTCCTGGATAGCTGCACATTACCTGCCCCTAACAAAGCACCTTGTAGCCATTTAGAGAGTGCCTGGAAGATAATGCAACGCGGGAAGTTTCTGAACACCACCATTCTAGAGTCGTATAAGTAAGACCGGCTGCACAGATCTCCCAGCTTGCTGAAAATGTGAGCTATTTTCTGAAGCAAATCCcaaatgtatacataatatatattttatagatgaaCAATTGTTATGTTACATGCAAGAAACAAAAGATATTAATTCATGATGTGCCTTGAACCTTTCAATAAATGACTGCATTATATTCACTGTAGCAAAGTCTTTATTTATAgaaacatttagggctctatttgaAAAACAGGGAATTAAACATTCCCTCGTAtgaatcttgcaggtccatgtgtttcaatgttaGTAATtaatttccaccagggaatgtcagattccctgttttataaatagatcccttagtTTTGGATTCCCATGACATCTCCATTCTGaatactgtgcaataaataaTAGGAGATTCCCGATTCTGGGATGTGCAGAATTCCTGCAGAAGATTTTGGAGACTCGTGAGGCTTCTTGGATAGGATGGTGACATCATCTTCTCTATTTATACATCTCCAGCTACAGAAATTCCACACAGCCAGAATGGGATGCGAAGGAGACTAATAGACATCATCCGACGTTCTCTATCCAGCCTGGAGATCTGCTGACCAATGAGAGGGAAGAAGACTGCGAAAATATGAGCGACATCAAACTGACCGTGCTGGGCAGCCCTGGAGCTGGAAAATCTGGtaacttttctgcatttttattctaGAGAAATGGGGAGATCTCAGATCTATAGAGAATTACAAATCTCATATCCTTCTATCAGCAAGGGTGCACCTACAAAACTTTGGAGGTAGAGAAGAGGGATGGATATTTGGAACCTAAAAATAGGCAAATGCCACGCCTGTCTTATTTAGCAGACTATAAAACATGAATAGGCTAAAATGATTGATTAAACTAAAAATATCTCTTTTATAATATAAGCTACTATAACAAATGGAATAATGTATAGGCTGAAGAATGGtatagtgcaaaataacactttataatagtaataaaatacatataggcatatactgtaaatatctATCCAAAACAGAGGGACAACtaaagagggagagaaaaaatCAGACAGAACCCCAACATCAGAGACAGCTGAGTGATAACAGAATGCCTGAAAGATGAACTGTCTGTGTTGCCTACAGCAGCCAGATTATTTTTACAGGTATTAAGCAACAAGGTTTAGTGTCTTAGATGTATGATAAATATTGAGGTGAACAGAGATCATTCTTTTTAAtcgttttttaatttttcaaattgcTCCATGCTTAAAGGAGTCCATAATCCTCCTTATCAATTTAGAGCAACAAgcacacaaatatttacaatatatatgcaagtagtccccaggttacattcgagataaggactgtaagtttgttcttaagttgaatttgtatgtaagtcggaacaggtacattattttaataaatgcaattaggacagatatttgtctcaacattttgttaggcagcatggtgtcagttactgtataaaatcctcactgtgagctaatcacaaacaaagcaaaaaatctttatggagcctagacattcattaacttctggagcaagctgtgctttgacatgcaaaaagaaNNNNNNNNNNNNNNNNNNNNNNNNNNNNNNNNNNNNNNNNNNNNNNNNNNNNNNNNNNNNNNNNNNNNNNNNNNNNNNNNNNNNNNNNNNNNNNNNNNNNNNNNNNNNNNNNNNNNNNNNNNNNNNNNNNNNNNNNNNNNNNNNNNNNNNNNNNNNNNNNNNNNNNNNNNNNNNNNNNNNNNNNNNNNNNNNNNNNNNNNNNNNNNNNNNNNNNNNNNNNNNNNNNNNNNNNNNNNNNNNNNNNNNNNNNNNNNNNNNNNNNNNNNNNNNNNNNNNNNNNNNNNNNNNNNNNNNNNNNNNNNNNNNNNNNNNNNNNNNNNNNNNNNNNNNNNNNNNNNNNNNNNNNNNNNNNNNNNNNNNNNNNNNNNNNNNNNNNNNNNNNNNNNNNNNNNNNNNNNNNNNNNNNNNNNNNNNNNNNNNNNNNNNNNNNNNNNNNNNNNNNNNNNNNNNNNNNNNNNNNNNNNNNNNNNNNNNNNNNNNNNNNNNNNNNNNNNNNNNNNNNNNNNNNNNNNNNNNNNNNNNNNNNNNNNNNNNNNNNNNNNNNNNNNNNNNNNNNNNNNNNNNNNNNNNNNNNNNNNNNNNNNNNNNNNNNNNNNNNNNNNNNNNNNNNNNNNNNNNNNNNNNNNNNNNNNNNNNNNNNNNNNNNNNNNNNNNNNNNNNNNNNNNNNNNNNNNNNNNNNNNNNNNNNNNNNNNNNNNNNNNNNNNNNNNNNNNNNNNNNNNNNNNNNNNNNNNNNNNNNNNNNNNNNNNNNNNNNNNNNNNNNNNNNNNNNNNNNNNNNNNNNNNNNNNNNNNNNNNNNNNNNNNNNNNNNNNNNNNNNNNNNNNNNNNNNNNNNNNNNNNNNNNNNNNNNNNNNNNNNNNNNNNNNNNNNNNNNNNNNNNNNNNNNNNNNNNNNNNNNNNNNNNNNNNNNNNNNNNNNNNNNNNNNNNNNNNNNNNNNNNNNNNNNNNNNNNNNNNNNNNNNNNNNNNNNNNNNNNNNNNNNNNNNNNNNNNNNNNNNNNNNNNNNNNNNNNNNNNNNNNNNNNNNNNNNNNNNNNNNNNNNNNNNNNNNNNNNNNNNNNNNNNNNNNNNNNNNNNNNNNNNNNNNNNNNNNNNNNNNNNNNNNNNNNNNNNNNNNNNNNNNNNNNNNNNNNNNNNNNNNNNNNNNNNNNNNNNNNNNNNNNNNNNNNNNNNNNNNNNNNNNNNNNNNNNNNNNNNNNNNNNNNNNNNNNNNNNNNNNNNNNNNNNNNNNNNNNNNNNNNNNNNNNNNNNNNNNNNNNNNNNNNNNNNNNNNNNNNNNNNNNNNNNNNNNNNNNNNNNNNNNNNNNNNNNNNNNNNNNNNNNNNNNNNNNNNNNNNNNNNNNNNNNNNNNNNNNNNNNNNNNNNNNNNNNNNNNNNNNNNNNNNNNNNNNNNNNNNNNNNNNNNNNNNNNNNNNNNNNNNNNNNNNNNNNNNNNNNNNttttttacgaacgattttttgcccaatcgatcgttcgtcgttcgattggaacgataaaaattggaagtgtgtacgcacctttaggaaTGGGCCAGGATTAGGGCTGGGATTAAGGGTTAGTGGGAAATTTAGGATAGGAGTCAAGGTGAAGGCTGATACCAGGGCAAAGTTTAGGATTTAGATAAGGCTTAGGGTCTGGATTAGGGTTATGTTTAGTGTTAGGGTCAGTGTAAAAACAGGATTAGGGTCTCTGTTTAATCTATGGGGACGTCCACAATAGTTATATATAACAAGAAATTAATGGAGGGAAATTATTTTGTTCTAGATGTGAATGGAAATGAGAAGGGGATTAAATTTATActgtaataagttttttttattgtctcagtaatgtaaaattaaatgagGTTAAAACACTCcagaattaataatataattataatattggactataatatatatatatatatatatatatatatatatatatatatatatataatttgactAGGTCCTGTACTAGGATTAGGGACAATGTAAAATCTAGAATATGTATCTGGGTTTGGGTCAGTTAAAGTATTAGGAATAGAGTCAGAATAGATGATAGATAATAGGTTTTAGCTCAAGAAAAGTATTAGGTTCAGGAACAGGATAAAGTTTAGAATAACTATTAGGGGTAGGACTAGGAAAGTATTAGGAACAGGGTCAGAGTTAATCTGTACAATGTTCAATTAAATAGGTGAATATTTCAAAGCAATAACAAATGATCAGAACAGTTCCATTTATGATCGCATTGAAATTGAAATCACTTTTGTATTATGATCTATATTTTATTAAGGTGTAATTGTAATCAAGTGAAAATGACATAGTGTATTCCTAGCATTAGGATGATATGTATTAGGTTAGGCttatgatatatatgtattaggAGAAGGGTCAGAGCTAGGATAGTGAAGGGGTATGCTCTGGATCATATTAGAGTTGACTGGTTTGGGTCTTTTCATGATTAGTAATTTCTTGTAGCAGGCATGGATCTGGTTTGTGATCATCTGGTTTTGTTCCAGAATGTGTGTACACCAAACAGATGAATGTGGACGGGAGAGTGATCAGCCTGGAGATATTTGACCCTTGTTCACAGGTAACATAAAAggatctaaatatttatttgcagttaGATACCATGCCAACTTTTTAGCACATGATTGATGAGATGACTCTCGCCCAATATGAACGTTCGGGCTTGTGACATGTGTGCAGTGGTCGCCCGACGTAGAACTGTCTTGATCCTGACGGATGCACGAATGACCGACAGTGAAGGAtcgctgtacaagtcaatggacaAGAGCACAACATGGTGCCACTCActctttctcccccctcctctctttaTAGAATAGAAtggtgctatgtgtacagtgctcatccctTCATCCCTCaatcttttgtcactggaaatgatcatgaaagatcatttccagctacaaaaaTTGAATGCATGTACTTTGCCTTAGAAAGCAAAAATGAAAGTTATATGGCGAGAATAAAAACATTCAGAGTACATGTGCTGCATACCCTGTATGTACAACAACTCTAGCTCTGAAAAGTCTAATGTCTTCATTCAGAATTGTGGATCATTCCAGTTCCTCATTtcaggtgaataaaaaaaagttgtcgaTGAGCGAGGAACTAAATCGGGCAGACGGTTTTCTGGTTGTGTATGACATCAGCCAGCGTTCGTCCTTTGTTTTCGCCAAGACTTTGATCTGCAGCTTGCGTGAAGCCAACGTCATTATGTGTAAGAGGTAGGTAATGAAAAAGTAAGAAATGGAGTATTCACTGATCAGTCTGTGGGGATGTAAATCAACATATTGAAGCAAATACTGAGCACCAGGAACTTCCATCCCCTCCAgcaatcaatctgtaaatgatgTTGATTGACAATAGTGACTGTCATTTTGTTGCACTCTTCAATAAATTTGCTATATCATTGTGAGTCCTGTTCTATATAGTCAATGGTCTTTTCATCATATTGGGGTCTTTCTGATAATATTGTATTTGCCGTTGCAGAGACGCAGAGGCACGGCTCTTTCTAATCGGTAACAAGCAGGACTTGTGCCACATGCGGGCAGTGCCACAGGAGGAAGGACAAAAGGTGGCCTTGGAACATCGCTGTCACTATTATGAACTCTCTGCAGCTGAACAATGCCAGGAGGTCTACGCCATGTTTACCACCATTGTCAGAAATATCATCTTACACaacaaaatgaaagacaaaaggCGCCCAAGCGGCTCCATGGCTAAACTGATCAGCAACGTCTTTGGGAAGAGGCGGAAATCCGTCTGAGTAGATTTCATCCCATGGTGGATTAATGATTGCTCCACCCTTCCATTCCACCACCAACCCGGCACAGCTGGAAGGACTCAACTGTATAGTTAAGTATAAGGGATTATAAATCCTTCAGACATTGTAAATGTTATAAGTGGAAATAAAAGTCACTATTTACATAAGGAAAGGGTTGGAGAAAGGGTCactattaaaaatggaaaattacaaaatatctaataaaaacaatacagtgtTTGTACTAACCATCCAATGAAGCTCTTTACTGTACAGGATGAATAATATAAACCAAAGAATATACATGTCTGTATCATACAACATACCCCGGATGTCCCCAATGTCAGAGAATGATGGATCTTCTGTCTTCACACTTCCTAATATGTTCCCTCATACTAGGATAAAAAAtactccaacattttttttatatatatttgttggatCATTGGAAATCATTCCATGAACAGACAGCAGGTGCACCTGCAAGGAGCCCATTACTCCTTAATGGTGCAGAAACACACCTGAAACCCAGACATCACCTGTGCATTCCAGTGTCTGCACCACATACAACAAGTAACAATGGGAACTGCTCAAATCTGTGTGAGACTAGCAAGAGAAGAAAGGTGCACATGGGCGGCAGGGCTAAACACAAAGCAAGAAATAGGAGGTTGTCTCCGGGTGAGTGGGCTTCTAAAGTGTGCATTGCTATGTATGCCCAATAGTGAGTTAGGCACTGCATTTATCAAAGGTACCTTGATGTGAAAGCATGGATTTCACATGTAGATaatgaatattgtattgtattttatattgtccTGACCATGttcaccttctttttttaaagtaatcagGTTGGCAATGGTTACTTGAAATGTCGGGACTGGTGTGTTGCTGTGCTTTTACCCCCAtggcggtattccagagtgtggctcggggtaaaaaaaacattcaaaaagccgtaaccccgagccacattcggggtagctaaaagcaataaaaaaacacacttcctTGGTCCCATCGCATCCTTCTGCATCCTGCCCGACAGATCTCATCCTCGGGCTCTGTCCTCTTCTTCGGATCTTCAGCCGGCAAGTGCAGTAACTTTCCCGTTGACGtaggtgcatgcgtcggtgtgtgCGATAGGTGTGGcgggaaattgaaataattttgtattagattcaatacaaagtaatccttatataatatatatatatataagtataatatatatataatatacatgctactgtacagttatattacaggtttctggatttttatgcacccttgttttaacagatttttttaagttattacatttattaaatattggacatatttcggtgagttatgcttaagaattataggcctacaatgtaaaataaatttccatgcaaaacagtgtaacactttttgcgtaaATAAACGGACA belongs to Pyxicephalus adspersus chromosome 2, UCB_Pads_2.0, whole genome shotgun sequence and includes:
- the RERGL gene encoding ras-related and estrogen-regulated growth inhibitor-like protein (The sequence of the model RefSeq protein was modified relative to this genomic sequence to represent the inferred CDS: added 57 bases not found in genome assembly), translated to MGGHQLLDSCTLPAPNKAPCSHLESAWKIMQRGKFLNTTILESYNYRNSTQPEWDAKETNRHHPTFSIQPGDLLTNEREEDCENMSDIKLTVLGSPGAGKSALIVRFLTGRYISEYASNSECVYTKQMNVDGRVISLEIFDPCSQVNKKKLSMSEELNRADGFLVVYDISQRSSFVFAKTLICSLREANVIMCKRDAEARLFLIGNKQDLCHMRAVPQEEGQKVALEHRCHYYELSAAEQCQEVYAMFTTIVRNIILHNKMKDKRRPSGSMAKLISNVFGKRRKSV